A stretch of DNA from Arachis hypogaea cultivar Tifrunner chromosome 19, arahy.Tifrunner.gnm2.J5K5, whole genome shotgun sequence:
TTACAAGCCCAAGACCGATTTGCTCAAAGCTGTTGCGGTATTTGCAGCAGCTGCAACTGGGGCAGTGGCAATTAACCATTCTTGGGTGGCCGCAAATCAGGTCTATCAATGTCCTCTTAGCTGAAATTCACTTGTGTATGTTTCAGCATGAAGTGTTTGCATTTGGGAATATGTTTACAAGTCTGTGACCATGACTGCAGGATCTTGCCATGGCATTGCTATTTGTAATAGGATATGTAGGCATCATATTTGAGGAATCTCTAGCTTTCAACAAAAGTGGAGTAGGACTTTTGATGGCTGTAAGCTTGTGGACTATAAGAAGTATTGGGGTAAATATCGATCACTTagctttttttacttttgaaattATCAGTGAATTCCTTATGCATCTGTTCCTTGTTGTGCTTCCGAGATTTAGGTAGCTCATACAAGCTTTTGTTTTGCAATGAATAGGACACAGACACTCAATACACATTGACCTGAAGTTGATGTACCTATTCAAATTAGTTCATGTCTCCTTCCTCCTGATTTGATTTTCCACTGCTGTTTGCTTTATCTTTTATGGAATGTCTGTACTGTAACAGGCTCCATCAACTGGTGTAGCTGTTTCTGAGCTAACGCGTGCGTCTGCGGAAGTCAGTGAAATAGTGTTTTTCTTGCTTGGAGCTATGACTATTGTGGAAATAGTTGATGCTCATCAAGGATTTAAGCTAGTTACTGACAATATAACAACTCGAAAGCCACGACTTCTCCTTTGGGTGGTAAATTCAATTGCTTTATCTCTAATATATTTTTGGCCATTCTAAAGATTTCTCGGAAGATACCCTGCAAATTGAGACTTTTGAGATTTGATTACATTAGTTGAAATTTTCATTCTATGGTCAAATATGTTATTATCATCCAGGTTGAACATCAATGAAAGGAGTTTTTCAACAATATTTCAATTCAcgcacccccccccccccccaaaaaaacacCCACCACCCCTCTCTCGTCTCTCTTCCAACCAAAATATTCTAAATCTTCAGTGAATTTGCATGACACATCAGTCTTCATGATGGAATTTGACAAGTTATTATTGAATTTGCAGATTGGATTTGTGACATTTTTTCTCAGTTCAGTTTTAGACAACCTTACCTCTACAATAGTCATGGTTTCTCTGTTGCGGAAATTAGTACCCCCATCAGAGTATCGAAAGTATGTGTCTCTGTTGTGTTGTTAACTTATCAATCTGAATACTTACGTGAGAAATCATGAGTAATTTTCTTCCAGAAATTACCtgtctctatatatatattatatctgtTCCTTCTAGTGTATATAATTCATTGTTGATGATAGGAAATTGCTGTTAGTATTATCAATGGTTTCCTTTGTTTATGTCGAAGGCATGAAGATTCAATGGGAATATTCCAAGTTTACAGTTTTGGGAATTCTGCTACTGCCATTAAGTTTAGCTATGAATCTCTTTGCATGTTATCAAATTCTCCAGAAGTAGATTTTTTATTCTATTGACAGGATTCTTGGAGCCGTTGTTGTAATAGCTGCAAATGCTGGTGGTGCATGGACTCCTATTGGTGATGTTACCACCACTATGCTGTGGATACATGGTCAAATATCTACAGTGCAAACAATGAAGGTACTATAAATTACACTATAAGTTATAGTGGTATAATGAAGTTAGCACTAGCGACATCTCGAAAGATTGTTGAGACATACATAGAGTCTTTCTGTTGGTGATATTTGATTTCAAGAACACTCATATTCTGCTAAGTGTCGATGTCATTTCCTTGTTTCAATTATGGACACCAACGAAGTGTTAACCAAATGCAATATAAGAGCAAGCAGTagcataattatatattatttgattacAGGGTTTGTTTGTACCTTCAGCCATTTCTCTAGCTGTTCCATTGGCGCTCATGTCCCTGACTAGGTATCCTTCTATCTCTAGAAAAATCTGCCAGCAAAGCTTAATTGAATGCCGAGATTCAACGTAACATATATTACAGTTTAGATGATGTTGATTATTCTTATTTACAGCGAAGTGAATGGGAAGGGACAGGATTCTCCAAATGTCTTGGCTTCCGAACAGATGGCTCCTCGAGGACAGCTTGTTTTCTCAGTTGGTTTAGGGGCTTTGATTTTTGTCCCCGTGTTCAAGGCCCTCACAGGTTTACCTCCATACATGGGGATGCTACTTGGACTTGGTGTCCTGTGGATCCTCACTGATGCTATTCATTACGGTGAATCGGAACGACAAAGGCTAAAAGTGCCGCAGGCTCTGTCAAGAATAGACACTCAAGGAGCTCTATTCTTCCTGGGAATTCTATTGTCTGTTAGCAGGTAAACAAGAAGATATATTTGATTATGCTATTGCAGCAACTTGTGGGCGATAGCCATCAGTTCACCGATATGAATCCATAATAAGATGCGAAAGACACCGTTAACTTATTGATTGAATTCAATGTTTGTTGTGTCACAGCCTGGAGGCAGCAGGAATCCTTCGTGAAATAGCGAATTACCTTGATGCTCATATCCAGAGCAGTGAACTGATTGCAAGTGCCATTGGGGTCATATCAGCAATAATTGACAACGTTCCATTGGTTGCTGCTGCAATGGGAATGTATGATCTTGCGTCTTTCCCTCAGGATTCTGAGTTCTGGCAACTGATTGCATTCTGTGCCGGTACTGGTGGGTCCATGTTAGTTATTGGCTCGGCTGCCGGAGTTGCATTCATGGGAATGGAGAAGGTGGATTTCTTTTGGTACTTACGGAAGGTATTTCTTACTTTACATGACATATTGACCTCTTGAAATATTTGTTCATATTTGTTGACAGAAGCCACTTATCTACACTGCAGGTTAGTGGCTTTGCTTTTGCGGGTTATGCTGCCGGTATTGCTGCTTATTTAGCATTACATAACCTCAACATATCCCCGCCTACAACTCTAGCAGAGGTTCCTTTCCTTTCTGGTTCATAAATTGAGAATTCAGAGTCCATTTGGTTCAATTTTTGTGGCACTAAGCAGTAGTTTGGAAATTATGTATACATGGGGAACTCATGGTGGAAATTCTCAAACCGTTAAGATTTTTGTAGACAGGAAGTTTATGCAATATGTTGAAGTTTTACTTGGAACCTTAAGTCAAAAGCGTATTGAAGAAATTGCCATCAGGACTAGCATGTATGCATGTATGCTCGAAGTCAACAATGACCAGTTGGATATGGATAGGGGAATTCCGGAAATTATTATTAAGGAGTATAATGGCTTTAATAAACAACAATTCATAAAGCACAGTATCAGTTACACAGATTTCTTTTTCATTTGGACTGTATCAATGGCAAGTTTAATCATTATTTTCCTCATCCCCCAAAAAACTACAGCTACTCTCAATCTTTCATTGATGATACCGCATCAAAACCGGGCACACTATGCAGTCATGCCCAACCCAACATTTAAAGAAAAAGGGGGGCAACAACCCCCGGTAAATAAAAACAAGCATGTCACATCTTTTACAACTTGAGGAAAACGAACTCTTCAACAGCGGGAATTTCTCCAATCTTCTTCAAGGTGTCTTTGCTGGGTTGTTCGTCAACGCCAATTGCCATCACAGCTTGCTTACGGGGAGCAATCCTTCCTACACTCATGAAGCTGACGTTCACATTCTCTTGGCCCAAAACGCTCCCAACCTTTCCGATCATGCCTGGCTGATCCACCTGCCTACAGAGTATAATGCTACCTTCCAAGCTCACATCAACATCGAAGGATCCAACCTTGGTCAAATGCGGGATCCCATCTTTCACTTTACCCTCAACTTTAATCTCCCCAGAGTCTGATATGGCACTAGCAAATCTGGATTCGACATTAGCAATCTGTACCTGGACGAACTCCACTGGGCTCTCAGGTGAACCATCAAGAATAATCCTCTCTTCGGTTATCCTGATTCCTCTTTGCTTGGCAGTGAAATCAGCATTAACCAAGTTAACGAAAACACTTGATATGGGCTCAATCAGACCCTTGGTTATCATAGCACGAAGAACACGAGTGTCAAGATCATCAGGAGCCCTTGCAGAAGCATAGGTCACTTTCACTGTTTTCACACCACTTCCTCCTGCTACTAACTGGACAGCCAGCCTCCCCAATTTCTCAGCAAGATCAACATATGGTTGTAATTCTGTCAACACCTGCAGTCAGGAAGGATACCTCAGGTGTTTAATCTCAGCCCGGTATCAAATTAAACTGAGAATTCTATTCCAATTCCACAGGTTGGTCGGATAAATTTAATTGTAGAATAGAAAGCAATAAAATCCATTTGAGCAACTGAAACTTGGAATAAGAgtgcttttcctttatctttttctcGGATTCTAAGATTGAAAATGGTACGGCAATATTTTTCTGCATTCCAAACTAACATAAACCTACCGGTGTACCAAATTTGATGAGATATAGTGAACCAGGCAATGAATAGGCGATGAAGAAAGATTGTTTATCATGCTAAGGAGAAAGATACCTCTGAGGGAACCATTGGTGCATTGACTGCAGTAGAAGCAAGCTCCCCTTTCAATGCTCCAACAACAGCTTCTGCTATTTCAATGGCCACTCCTTCCTGATGGGCAAATTTAAaggttatttcttttttatttacataaaagcCAACACAGCTAAATGATCATATGAAATTATTTAAGTAACTTACCTGAGCTTCCATGGTACTGGCACCAAGATGAGGTGTTGCAGTGACTTGCTCATGCATGATCAACTTGCTGTCTTTTGCGGGTGGCTCCACCGTGAAAACATCAAGCGCTGCCTGCAACAACCGAGACACAAGACAATAGTTATTTCTTTAGTAGGAGAAACCAATGATCTTACTAAACGCTAAGGTGAACTTTTAATGCTTCCAACCAAGGGATGGCAAGAACCTGAGCTACAATGCCAGAATCCAATGCTCTAACAAGAGCATCCTCATCAATGACTCCTCCACGAGCAACATTGACTATGCGAACTCCTTTCTTCATCTTGGCGAAAGTCTCATCATTGAGCATCTTGTTTGTAGCAGGTGTAAGAGGCATGTGCAAAGAGATGAAATCTGCAGTGGCAATGGCCTCATCAAAGCCCACAAGCTCCACACCAATGGCACGAGCACGATCTGCGGGAGCATAAGGATCATGTGCAATGACATTCATACCAAGCCCCTTGGCACGACGAGCAACTTCAGAACCAACCTTCCCGAATCCCATGACAGCCAGTGTTTTTCCAACCAGCGAAACTCCAACGTACTTGTTCCTTTGCCACTTCCCTGTATCATCCAAAAcaaagaaataataattaaaaaaaaaaaaacagaattcaTAGCACGAACTCCAAGGGGAAAAAAAGACAGCATCAAAAGAACAAATATCCAATATAAAATGTTAGATCTCAACATAAGTACAAAAATAATCAGCGAGAAGTCCTACTTTTAGCTAGGAATATCTAATATTTATTTAGCTCAACACTTGCTTCCATGAAAAGACATGGTGAATCTTCGAAAAGCTTTTTCCCCTGTTCAAGACTTCAAGCTACTTCACTTCAGCACACACGACGATACAACAATCGAGAGTTCAATATTCTTGACGAACAAATCAACTGGCGTAATTCAATAACAGGGATCTAAAACAAAGCTAAAGAAACAAGGTGCTCGACGAAATGCTTAAAGAGATTCGAAACTAACCAGCTTTGACGGACGCGTCAGCCTGAGCAACGTTCCTAGCCATGGCTGCGAGAAGCGCGATCCCGTGCTCAGCGGCGGCGACGGTGTTGGCGGTGGGGGCATTAACCACCAGGCAGCCATGCTCGGTGGCGGCAGCCAGATCCACATTGTCGATCCCGACGCCGGCCCTTCCGACGACCTTGAGCCTGCCGGCGGAGGACTCAAACACCTCGCGCGTGACCTTGGTTCCACTCCTGACGATTAGCGCGTCGCAGAGCGAGATCTTAGTGCAGAGCTCCTCAGGGCTGAGGTTGTAGCTGCAGTCCACGTTAGCAAACTCCTTGAGCAGCTTGAGGCCCGCCTCGCCGAGCTTCTCGGCGACGAGAACGGTAGGTTTTGCGTCGAGGCCGGCGGAGACGAAGACGACGAGGGGGCGGGCAGCGCGGCGGCTGGAGCGGAAGGAGACGGAGAAGGCGGAGGAGAGAGGAAgttttgaggagagagaaagagagctgGAAGATGAAAGTGAAGAGATTCGAAGGGTTTGTGAATGTGCGGTGGCCATTATTGAAGTTGCGTAGAAAGAGGTGAAGTTGAATGCGAGTGTTAGTAAGAAGAAGAGTGTGACGAGAAAGTGCGTTTGAAGTATTAGGGGTTTTTATAGTCAGTGATAGGGTTTATGAATGAATGAAAATCAATAACGTCTCTCTTTTTTGTCCAATTTTCTTCCTTCTCTTGCGGCTTTTACTTTCAGGCTCAGCTTTCTCTTCTGTGTGTGTTTGGTGTGCGAGTTAATTCCACGCGCCGGGGTTGCTCGTTGCCAAACACATAGAGACAGGTGGACTTTGTATTGTTTGTTTATAGTGACGGCCACCTACCCTCTCTCAGTAGGATTTTTACTTAAAAAGATGCTGTCAATGAAATGAATCTTCCTGGATTAAATGGAATAATTTAAGGATTGTTTCCTAGTTAAACTTCTCTACCATTTATAAATTATGCTTTGTCCTTGATTGGAATATCTATTattaaacacaataaaaaatattttgtcttaAAATACAATTCATCGATCGTTTTTCACTTTATATAAATGGTTTATACACTAATAATCTTATGacatatttttcttattaaatgactaattgaaatattttataataatatttatgagTTCAATAGCATTGTTTTATCTATGTAGTCCATCCCGTTTAATAGGATAAGACTTTGTCGTTGTTGTagtatttagtatttaaaaataCTTAAGAAATTGTGTGTGTATACATGTGGCCGCcgcatgattttgaatttttgattagCACACTCATTAACCAGCAAATCACATAAGGTGCAACGGATCTACCCACAGGGAACAGGCCATATTCAACTATTCGTGCATGCCGCAATTTGCCAAAACTTCAACAGAGATTACTTTTGTCTAACAACTTTGTTTCAATTTGCAGTTTTGAAGGGATCGAAATGGTATTTATTGTTTaggaattaaaatattaatttcataCGGGAGTAGAATAATGTGTAATCTAAATACTTAGGATGAAAGTCCAATAATTTAAAttcttaattcatttttttaattattttctgaaTCCAAACTTTTATCTTTTTATAGCCCCCGTTTTTTCTCTCCTCCTGAAACAACCTTTTTCCCTCGCTAATGTCAACTTGCCAAACGTGGCGACGGAAGATAAAAGCATAGAGAGAGTAGGGCACACGGTCTTCCTGTCGCGTGGAGGTGCAGCCCCGCAGAGTGTATGAACCAATGATCAATTACACCAGCAAATCTAACGAATCAGATAATCAGCTACGTGGAggccactttttttctttttctcttaaaataagaCTGTAAGGGAGTTGTAAACTTGTAATCGATCCGATTGGTTCGAGTTTGAGGGTGAAAACTGAAAAGGACCATATACCGAAATTAACAATGAACAAACTTTTCGTTTATTGGGCTGGATAGAGTATTATGTTTTTGGGCCCAAAAAAAGGcgttcagttcaaagttattatTAACACCAGGCCACCAGCTAACAGCATTCCAAAGTGCAAAGCAGTACAAGCACTAATCTCCAAAATCGAAAAAATGACAGATAGATCTTTTCGTAGACGGATATTTAAGTCTTTGAAGATTTGAAAtatatttaactttaaatttttgacatTCCTAAAATTTGGACATATCAATTCTTGAGTTTAATttgtttcattttaaaaattctccCACATATACATTCGTATCGTATGTTGACCAAATCAGTATAACAGAAGCCATGTTTGATTCTATTGGGCCTGACAAACCCAAATAAACAGAGAGATTgatatgtttaaattttaaaaaattcaaagacttaaatatatttttaaattttcaaaaacttaaatattGTTACGGCCCGGCCCAAACCTTCCGCTGGCTTGGGCCGACCCGAGCtccacccgacccgaacggtcaGGGGGCAGGGCGCTCCGTCActgacccggacacgcgtccgtAACAGCTCACCCTTAGCTGTGAAGGAAACGTCTCGGGAATAGTAGGCCTGCCTTcacagggcccacctctgacaataTATAAGGGGAAGATTTATTCTTCCCCAGAGGTACGTAATACACTCTATCACTCTTTTCGCCTGCACACCttactgacaagagcgtcggagtgtctttgcgggtggCATCCCCCTCTCACGCAAGTACCCGGGACCTCGCGCACCGCTGACCGGCAGTCCACGACTTGACGAGCCCCTACCATCATCCCGGATCACAACCCGAACCGTTCAGCAACCGacttaccgaacattggcgccgtctatgGGGAGTCGTCCATGGACTTCGTGCTAGTCGAAACGGAGGCAAGCCGCGAGGCCGTACCCGGAGGCGATGCCGCCGGGACAGGAACCTGACAACATCCGAGATCCCCCCGAGGAACGCAACCCAGGCGCATGAGAGACGCCCTTTCAGGGGGACTGGCGACAACCacgccagaataatgcaagagctACGCCATAGAATGCAAGACTTAGAGCGCCGATTGGCGGACAGAGAACGCGACCAGCGCACCCCGGAACAGAGTCACTCACGCTCTCGCTCCAGGAGCCGCTCCCAGCGCACACCTAGCCCTCAGGGCGAGTCAGAAAGCACCGGGGAAAGAGGGCGCGCGAGAAGGCGCCATGACCCCGTCATTTACGCCAGGTACGAAGGGCGGCGTACCACAAACCGAGAGGACGAATACGCTCGTCGGGAGAACGACGATGGGAGAACGAACACCCGGGGACACGTGATAATAGGGGCCACCCCATTCCACCGCTCCATACTCGAGGTTCGGCTGCCAAAACATTTTGACAAGccgacggacatgaggtacgatggaacGCAGGACCCCCTGGAGcatctaacggccttcgaggccaggatgaacttagaaggagtaggagatgaGGTAAGATGTCGCGCTTTCCCGGTCACTCTGGCGGGACCTGCAATACGGTGGTTCAATAACCTCCCGCAGGGCTCGGTGACTCAATTCTCCGACATCAGCCATGCCTTCCTGGCTCAATTCACAACCAGGATCGCCAAAGCCAAGCACCCGATCAATTTGCTAGGGGTGACCCAAAGAGCCGGGGAGCCGACCAGGAAATACTTGGACCGTTTCAACGACGAGTGCTTGGAAATTAACGGTTTGACGGACTCAGTGGCGAGTTTATGCTTGACGAATGGGCTCCTGAATGAAGACTTCAGGAAGCACCTTACTACAAAGCCAGTCTGGAGAATGCAGGAGATCCAGTGCGTGGCTAAGGAGTATATCAACGACGAGGAAGTAAGCcgggtcgtggctgccaataaacggcaaTCCGCCTACAACCAAGCCCGGCACTACGAAGGGAGAGAAAAACCAAGGGAACACGCCAGGGAACACACCAGGGACGGCGGCCCAAGCAAAGCCTCAAAGCCATTCCCCCGAGTCGGGAAATTCACCAATTACACCCCCTCACGGCACCGATCACGGAAGTCTACCAACAGATAGCAGAGAAGGGGATACTGACGAAACCCCGACCTCTGAAGGGCAGGACGGGGGGAGACAAGAGCCTCTACTGCGAATATCATAAGGGATACGGACACAAAACCCAAGACTGCTTCGACCTAAAAGACGCCCTAGAGCAGGCAACCAGGGACGGAAAACTTGCCGACTTCTCCCATCTTATAAGGGAGCCGAGGAGACACAATCGGGATCACGAAGGCGAGGACAGCTCCCGGGCAGCAAGACAACGCCGAGAACCAGAGGGGGACGACCACGGTCTCACGGTGGTGAATGTAGTAACAGCGAGAAACTCCGCCCCAAGGTCGAAATCGGCACAGGAAAAAGATGCCAAGGTCCTCGCGGTCTCCTCCTCCTCGTCTGCCAGAAGTTCCCGgggactcccatccatctccttcgGCCCCGaagaccaatggttcgacgagATGCCGGAAAGtccccccatggtcatcacggccagggTCGGAACCGGCCTCGTCAAGCGGATCCTGGTGGATACGGGGGcagactcgaacatcatgtttcGAAACGTTTTTGATGCCCTGGGACTACGAGATGCCGATCtgacgacccaccagcacggtgtggtaggattgggagaccacttcatcaagccggaTGGAATCATCTCGCTCCCGACCTCCGTGGGGCAAGGGCAAAGGCGAAGGACTGTGATGGCCGATTTTGTAATCTTACGAGATTCCACAGCTTACAACATTATCTTGGGGAGGAAAACCATCAACGACCTGGGGGCTGCCATTAGTACGAAGCTGCTCGTGATGAAGTTTGTTGCTGATGACGGATCCGTAGGATCCATCAGAGGAGACTTAGAAACGGCGGTCGCCTGCGACCACGCCAGCCTCTCTCTCAGGAAAAAGTCCAAAGAAGCTTCAGGAGTTTTCCTCGCCGACTTGGACGCCAGGATAGAAGATAAGCCCAGACCTGAGCCAGAAGGGGATTTGGAAAAATTTAGGGTTGGTAATGGGGACGAGAAGTTCACATTCATAAACAGAAACCTTCCCCATGAATTAAAGGAGCCTCTGATGGAGATGATCAGAGCCAATGCCGACCTCTTCGCTTGGACGCCagccgacatgccagggatagatcccCAGCTCATGTCACACCATCTGGCCGTCAAACTAGAAGCCAAGCCAGTGgcccagaggaagagaaagatgtcacaggaaagggcagaggaggtggccaggcaggcGGCCAGCCTCCTTGAAGCAGGGTTCATCCGGGAATTGGACTACTCGACCTGGCTGTCGAACGTAGTTTTGGTGAAGAAA
This window harbors:
- the LOC112775053 gene encoding sodium/proton antiporter 1, producing MATFSIGTHTHLCMFHHFRNSRLSLHRLHSLQSSPPSLCRIRGPSLLRNHVLARAEDKARGSSTSSQQQFQDLPTESGTCDPLCSLDETSSQDFESSYKPKTDLLKAVAVFAAAATGAVAINHSWVAANQDLAMALLFVIGYVGIIFEESLAFNKSGVGLLMAVSLWTIRSIGAPSTGVAVSELTRASAEVSEIVFFLLGAMTIVEIVDAHQGFKLVTDNITTRKPRLLLWVIGFVTFFLSSVLDNLTSTIVMVSLLRKLVPPSEYRKILGAVVVIAANAGGAWTPIGDVTTTMLWIHGQISTVQTMKGLFVPSAISLAVPLALMSLTSEVNGKGQDSPNVLASEQMAPRGQLVFSVGLGALIFVPVFKALTGLPPYMGMLLGLGVLWILTDAIHYGESERQRLKVPQALSRIDTQGALFFLGILLSVSSLEAAGILREIANYLDAHIQSSELIASAIGVISAIIDNVPLVAAAMGMYDLASFPQDSEFWQLIAFCAGTGGSMLVIGSAAGVAFMGMEKVDFFWYLRKVSGFAFAGYAAGIAAYLALHNLNISPPTTLAEVPFLSGS
- the LOC112775052 gene encoding D-3-phosphoglycerate dehydrogenase 1, chloroplastic, which produces MATAHSQTLRISSLSSSSSLSLSSKLPLSSAFSVSFRSSRRAARPLVVFVSAGLDAKPTVLVAEKLGEAGLKLLKEFANVDCSYNLSPEELCTKISLCDALIVRSGTKVTREVFESSAGRLKVVGRAGVGIDNVDLAAATEHGCLVVNAPTANTVAAAEHGIALLAAMARNVAQADASVKAGKWQRNKYVGVSLVGKTLAVMGFGKVGSEVARRAKGLGMNVIAHDPYAPADRARAIGVELVGFDEAIATADFISLHMPLTPATNKMLNDETFAKMKKGVRIVNVARGGVIDEDALVRALDSGIVAQAALDVFTVEPPAKDSKLIMHEQVTATPHLGASTMEAQEGVAIEIAEAVVGALKGELASTAVNAPMVPSEVLTELQPYVDLAEKLGRLAVQLVAGGSGVKTVKVTYASARAPDDLDTRVLRAMITKGLIEPISSVFVNLVNADFTAKQRGIRITEERIILDGSPESPVEFVQVQIANVESRFASAISDSGEIKVEGKVKDGIPHLTKVGSFDVDVSLEGSIILCRQVDQPGMIGKVGSVLGQENVNVSFMSVGRIAPRKQAVMAIGVDEQPSKDTLKKIGEIPAVEEFVFLKL